A segment of the Ammospiza nelsoni isolate bAmmNel1 chromosome 9, bAmmNel1.pri, whole genome shotgun sequence genome:
accaagCTATTTTTTACAAGATCACTCCTTCCATTTGATATGCCCATAGAAAAGACACCTGGTGACATGCCAAGAGTCTGCTTTTACAATGcatctgttaaaaaataaagttttaagcCACTACTAATAAGATATTACATTCAAAAGCATTTGTTACGATGCTAATTACCATGCATTTACTTTTCTgcataaaaaaagcaaagacacAAGCTTACAACATTAAATTTTATCAATATTTcaccacatttttaaaattaataaagtgCAATTAAAAAATGGGTGCCACAGCTATCTAATTTGCTGTATTATAAGCTTTTAATGGCAGGTTAAAAGTGCCCTATATACTACTGTATTCAGTACatcacaacattgctgcctgtTTACTGAAGTCTTTGCTGAAACCACAGCTGTTAATagttttttaaataagaaaattttcttctgatgCATCAGGACAGAACTgtaataacttttaaaaaatatataaaatttagaGCTAATGCATTGCAAAAGAGGTTTTTAAGTACACTAATTTTGTGCAGCAATGCAAAATACTAGCTGTTCTAAAAGAATTATCTCACTGCCCTTCAATCCTGGATTGTTGGCCAAAGTGTAGTATGAAGAGTTTTGGattggtttttgtttctaaatCTAGTTTTAACATCAATTTTATTATAGCTTgacttacttttttttcccccctaacaAACACAAGTCTATCTAGAAGTGGAAGAAGTAGGGCATTTTAATGAATGGCCTCTACtgacaacaaaatatttaaaatactgaaatattaaaatcaatGTAAGAAATTATAAATTTCAGAAACTTTTCATGAATTATCAACCTAAGAGTTTCTCCAAATCATCTTATCAAATTTTTAATCCTACTTCcctaaaaagaaaagcagactTCTATTTTCAAGCATACTTCTCCAAAACGCTTGAATTTACTCAATTTTACAAAGGAACAAGCTTTTACAAAACTATTAATCACAGGGATCTAGTGAtgtaaaaagtaaagaaaatattattttgcatCAGGTATACtgaaatcacattttaaaagataCCAGATTCTGCAGATGAGCATATAAGAGAGTCTGTTGCTTTGAGCAGGATGGACTCTGTGGATTTACTGGTACCCAAAAGAGGCAATGCACTCACTCAGATCATACAGCTCAAGAGGTGAATTGTTAACTCTCCCAATCTTTTGTCTGTAGGCTGTGAAGTGTTAATAACCATGGGATCCAAACCCACAAGTACTGACAATCCTTGCTATCTCCCTCAACGAGGCAGGATTGGGAAACTTTCAGAAAAAAGCCTGCCGAGCTGAGCAATGGAACTAGGCTTTCAAAAGTGCATTTTACACAAGTCCAAACAATACTCCCTGACAGCATTTCAGCTGGGGAACTAAACTCATTGCAGTTGCCTTGGTTGGGAGGCATTTCAGCCTATGCAGCTCTCCTGGGTCTTACATGCAATTTCTGGATGAGGGGAATGCCTAGTCCCTCACCACGGAGGACAGCATGGGGCACTCACACCTCTGACTACCGAGGGGAGAGCTCATGTCACCCAGCTTTGTCAGAGGGAACAGGACTAATCACCCTACACAGAGTCAATATGCtacttttctgtttaaaagtaAATTGCTTAAACAGATTGCTACAATAATTGGGATGTGCACTGAAGTCACAGTGTAAATGGACACTTTTACCACTCCTacaccaagggaaaaaaacccagaagttaATCAGTCACAATTCCAGATTaaagaagtaaaacaaaacaaatttacaCATAAATACAGctctcaaaataattttaaataaaacataactCAGAATTTCCTCAAATTGAATCACGAATGAGATTTAGGACTATTCCTAGATGGTGAGAATCCTCTGTGATGACCTCCAAGTCTTCAAGTTCACAGACAGAGTAAATGAGTATCTATTGACAAATGTGtggtttaaaacaaaacaaaaaaaattgtgtcTACAGAGGTCAACTGTTCCTTCTACAGAATTACCACACAGTTTTAGAGGAGTTTGGCACAGTTAATTCAATAGTGTTCTTAGTCAGATCTTGGATTTCTGACTTGATTAGCATCAAAAATGTGACAAAAACCCTCAACGATTCATATCAAACAGGTCATTTTTGTGAtacaaaaaaaatgtattacTTAAAGTTACACATCACATATACACAAGATTTTTATATCTTTGCAGTTAACTTTGAATCCAAATAGCCAATGGTTAAAAATACTCTGAGAAGACTTGCAGCACTTCTCAAAGGTAGTAGCAGCAAAGGAAAGAGCACTTCAGTAAGAACTATGCCATTTCCACACATCATCTACAATATTAACTTACAAAAAATGTTCCATGAGGAATTTAGAAGATGTACAATTGCATGTAACCTAGGACAGCACATGGAAATCCGTCCCATCAATGGGAGAATTTTAACAGCTCTTAAGATATCATGTGGTCTTATAATACAGCATTTtagattaaattatttcaaaatttcccaaaatggTTTGCATTCATATAAGGCAGAACAAAAAGCAGTAAAAGACTTCATAGAATCAAAGCCAAATTTTTAGCTTTTcttgcaaaaattaaaaagttgtCAAGAATGAAATCTTGATTGTTACTCCTAGAAGAAAACATAGAAACGTGCCTGGAAAATTGCACCATATCAGGAGTTTGgggaatttttcattttctaaaaaaacAGATATGTCAGTATTCACTGgatttataaaacattttaatcagAGAAACCTGAGAGAAACACTTTGAACACACTGGTGGACAATAAGCAGTAACCAGTCTGCTCCTTTCTAATTTCTGATGCTTGCAACTGCTTACAACAGGCATGTGGAGCTCATCTGTGTgagcttttgcttttattcctcACTGGACAGGATCCGCAAAGCGTGGCCCTGGGTGTGCAGGCAGTGTGGCTAGGGAAAGAGTAAGGTCAGTACAGAGGTAATACCTTTTTTCCATAATAGGAGCATTCCATGGCAGAAATGTGCACTGTTtcccaaattattttcatagcagaaatttaatttatgtATGATTTCTAGGCAGATTTTCCATTTCTATGAGTTTTCGCTTCCTCCTGTCCAATAAGACAAATGACCTTGTAGCATCCTTTTGCAATTTTGACCATCCACATCACATTCATAATATCCAAGACAACGCTTGAGATAATCCAGGCGCTCTGGGCTGCAAATCCTAACCTCCGGAAGCCTTCTGTTCCAAATGAAGAAATGACGTGGCTGTAATACACAGGCATGACGGCAATCCGCACCACGAAGAACACAACTGTCATCAGCACACCATTGAGGATGTTGGCCTTTGAAGATTTGGGATATCCCAGTACTTCAAAAAACCACCTGCAAAAGAAGTGTTCACAAATACCAGGCAGGCTTGAAGCCATCTCATTAAAAATGATTTCGcttcaagtttatttttaattcatcaTGTATTAATTGCTTCTACCTttataatttctaaattattgcACTTTGTCTTGGCTTAGTTACAAATCCTATGCTTGACTGCACTTTTTTCCCACCACTTAAGCAGTGTATGAGATCCAGTATACTGCAGAATAACACATAGAAAATCCTGATATGAATTGTGAACCAGTTGACAAACCACATGCATTTCAGTGACTATTGTATAATATACAATAATAAAACTATAAAGACATATTTATTACTTGCTGTTATAGTTTATACCAACAGCAGCTAAAATTCTTTGTCTCATTGAAAACAACTCTAAAATTGCATTTGGATTTGGTAATTCAGACAGAGCTCTAATTTCTTGTAACTGGGATTTTCTGACTGCTTCTGTTCATCTCAAAACCAGAACATTTTCAGAACCAGACATTGTCAACTCTTGATCATGTCACAACTTGGAACGTTACCcaataaaaaaagataaatctaAAAACTGCCTCTCCATCTACTGCTGGGTCATAAATGgtctttaaaaaagaattcttGCATATTTATTCCTAGATATGGTAGACAGGCCTAACTTATCTATTGCCTAGCACACAGAACCTGAGGGTTGAAAAAGGAACAACAAACTAATCCTTTGTCATTCACACTTAAACCAGAATAAACAAGTAAAATTTGTGCAGCAATGGCAGATGAGACCAGAGCAAAATAACTTAAATCACTGTATTCATAATgagggatggggaagagaaCTAAATAATCCGTTTTTCTCCAATAAGATACAAGGCTAAAATGATTTAACAAAAAAACAGTTCTAAAcctggttttaaaagtaatttttaatttaattaccTACagattataataatttataattacCTAGGTAATTATAAATACACTAGAAAGATTTTCCAGACATCCAGCTCTAACAGAAATATTGTAGAAATTCATTAAGCATGCAACTAGGACAATTAAAATCCAGGCACTCGAGGTGGCAGTCCAGCCCGGAAGCAAGAGCCCTCACCATAGAAACACTTACTGACATGAAGAGAAAGACCTGACATGTTTGGTCAGATTTACAATCAAAGTTCTCACTTCCAAAGATATATACAATGCAGAAtcaaaaattaatgtaaaaaatgGTTTTCAAACATACTGCAATGTGCCAGTATAGGTAATTTGCCTCTGTTTAGCAACTTCCCTTTcccagcaaataaaaaaagtcTGTAAATAACAGTTACCATTACAATTTTACCCGCCACAGTTCAGAATTAATTACATAAACGTTGATACTAACATTAAAAGATCTAAATGCTTGGCATGGAGAAAACATCCAATTAGAGATCCCTAACAACACAGACAGGAAACACAGAGACAGTTCTAAGATTAGAatatcttttatattttaataagaGCACTTTTTGTAGACTAAGAATGCAAACAAGAAGCATAATGTAAGTCGTTATGATTATCCACTACTTACTCTCTTAAGGGTCTGATTCACTTcaaatttaatggaaaaaaaatcatgcactAATGAGATGACATCTCTTAGTGCAAGGGACTTTATTATCTCCTGCagcaatttctgcttttctgagagAGTGCTAAATGTCAGTATTCAAAGACCCATAATCTCACCATGGgcattttaaaagtataaaattacttttaaaattataaattccTTTTAATAGCCAGATTCACCACAATTCTTTCTAATGCCACAGTCTGAAAGGTAAGCATCAGAGTAGGAACCCACATGAACCCAGGATGACATCCTATCTTGATAGAAGCTGGGACAACAGCCATTCTCTATGACATGAATATCAATATAAACCCTTTTTTCATTAAGTTTGAGGAAGTGTTTATTTagtctttattttctctgtgcacacagagcacaggctACAACAGACTGGTATCTCCCACTCAtctgcactggggcagaggagagcagccTCTGGAGAGCTCCATTATCCCACCCTGTCCTCCTGGGAGTTTGAGTTTACCAAACTGATGTTCAAAAGGGACCACAGCACAATCTTTTTTATCTGTAAGAGCACTGAGGAATGCTACAGTGTCATAAAACACTTCAGAGATTAAGTCACAATGCAGTAATGGGCAATAGCCTGTCTGCAGGAGGAACACAGTTCCTATTTGCCTTATCCTTTCTTTATCAGACATCTGGAAAAGCAAACAGATGCCACACTTGTAGAAGCAGTAAAGCAGAAATACACCCCAAAAGCATGGTTAAGAAAATGGCATCTGATACACTGAAAGTCCTCATCCTACCTTGCAAAAAActggagaaagaggagaaggctgcagccctgctctgtaCCAAAGCCCCTCACCTGAGGTGAAGTCTCTGTGGGGCAAATCCTACCCCCAGCTGTAGCCTGAAGGCTACAGAGTAAGGGGAGAGGCCACCCTCCCCTCAGCACCATGCAACTCCAACGACAGCTTTCCCCTTGCAGCAGTACGTGGCATAACCAGCCTCCTTTTCTGATACAGCAGCACATCAGGGAAAACACTTCaaccagcagccagggcaggctctgagctctgcaggagaAGCTTCAGCCCCTTTCTTCTCTAACCACAGGTGTGAAGATTAACCATAACCATTATAGTTAAGTGCTGACAATAGCGTGCAGAACTATTTTTGAAGGCAAATAAAGAATATGCATTTATATTATTCTAGATATTaatatgcatatataaatatTGATCCATGTGTGTAGAATACTGGAAAATAAACTTCAAATTATACAGGACAATGCAATTCCATTCTAGGATTCTGATTACAATATTATGTTGCCTCTTTTCCTCATCCATgatacaaagaaaaaacatcCATGTTGAAGATGGctttattataaaaaataaatgaatatacAAAAGttaataaagaatattttatttctgatttttttttgtctggtaTTTTCATAAAAAGCTGGTATTTCATACAAAGCCTGGTCTAATCCAGAAAGGAACTGGGAGATTAATACATTAGTTATACTGTTGCAGCTATAGcagcaaaacattttcataGCAAAAAAGACTTTCATATAGTAATCCTTAGTTCAATATATATAAATTCCCTGTCAGCAGACATTCCACAACTATAAAAAGACTTCCTAAGTGACAGAAATAGTAATGCAGATTCAGTTTTAAAAGAGCTACGGAAAACCTCCCTAACCACTTACCGCTGATTGACAAAAGGAGTGGAGAACTCTGCAAGGAGACGGAAGTTTCCAAAATAAGCCAGCAGACCTTTGCTCTGgttagcaaaacaaaacagacacaCAAAAATCAACAATGTAGATGTGAAGTTGTCATTTGAGCCTTTAAGTATACACAGAATGATACATGATCTCAACTTCTTTAATCAAGCTGAGTTTGCCAGCTGTGGCCACGTTTCCTGCACTTTCTAAGCAAGTTTTTTCACAAAAGCTGCAATTGTCCTTCAGGTATCTCCCATCAGTAGCTTCTTACTTCAAATAAATCTTATAAGACCTACAGTTAAATGGCCATGAAAAGCTAACTAGAGAAGACTTGCACAAGTAGTCATAGATTACTAATAACCATGATAGCATTACTGCCTGAAATAATTATAAacatttttgatttttcaaCGTTTAAACAAGCCCAAATAGAAACACTTTATGCTGAAGAAAAATCTCCCTGCATTGCTGTAGGAGCATATTTTGCCAAAGCAAAGACGAATTGCCAGGTCTAATttgagagcagggaagggcacaggaagcccttccttccctcctgcagagggcagggacagctctgccagcagctctgccagtccctgccctgcccgtggGCCGGGCACAGCTCCTCCGTGGGGCACATCCACACCACATCCCCTCCAGCTGACACACACTATCCACTTACACAACTGCTGGGTAAGCAGCAGTTTACAAGGGTAGAGATAAAAAGATTGggggattttattttccttagcTTCCCTGAACAACCTATGGAGTGGGCGTCATGATTCCTCTTTTCCCCACCAAGCAAGCAAATACCCACTGCTTCAAGCTTTTCATGGCAGTTTGCACTACACCAAAGAGAAAATCTGTGTGTTTAACCAAATTCTTTTTATCCCCAAAAGGCAATTGGAAATAACATATTTAGGGGTGACTTTCCCTGAAGACGACACACTGGCATCCACAGGCAGAGCTATATCCACatagaaataaatgcttttaaagaagCTCACACTAATATTATGCTTTCTGTTTCCTCCAGAAACAGCTAATGAATTTTCTGCACAGAGGATTAGCTTTGGTAGtggtattttaatttatttaatattcagCTCTAATTCACTTTCATCCATTATAATAATAGTAAATTTAATTATCTCCAACCAGAAACAGAGTATTTACTTGACAGCATACTTCAGCCCCTTTAAACCCTTACATGAGAAATCTGACAGTAATCTAGCATCTCAACACTTTCAGTATTATAAGCCTGGGATTCACACAGTAGGCAGGGAAGCcatcattaaggttggaaaagacctctaagatcgagtccaacccttaactgagctctgtgtgctcacCACTAAAGCatatccccaagtgccacatccacacacctttccagcttcccaggatggtgattccaccccTTCCCTGAACACTTGCCTGACCACCCTTTAAATGTAGAAGTTCTTCCTTCTATCCaaactaaacctcccctggcacaacttgtGGCCAGTTCCCCTTGTCCcgtcacttgttacctgggagacAGAAGCAGAACATAACCACTTGAAACCATTTCCCTCTAACTTTCCAACTAAATATTCAAGcttgtggttttatttaaaacccTGTTCTATAATCATATAAAAAGTTCTTCTGTCAAAGTCTCTTTACAGCAAAAATTGAGAAGAGTTTTTAATTTCAACGAAGTTACACATTTTTGTTGTAGTGTAACATTGAAAAGTCATGCATTTACCACAAATAACTGataaaaacagttaaaataatgATTCAAAGTATAAGTATGCCTTTCATTAAccagtaatttttttaacattaagCAAGTGAGAGCTATAAAAGCTGTTTCTTTAATCTCATCTGCTTATATTACAAGAAAATACAGCACTTACCAGTACGAAATAGTAAGCATACAGAGCTGCCAAGTGATGTATTACAAAAAATTTGTCACCAATTGCCTTCCAGTAGTAAATAATAAGCAATAGATCTACAAGAGAACAGAAATAACTATAAAGAACTATTTATTATACAATCATTGACCTCAGAATAGCTTCTCTACATTTTAGAGATATACCAAGACATGGCATCAGTAGAAACCCTTTGATTTAATGACGTCTGAAGAGAACATCTTCATCCCAAAGACTTCAGTCAAAGTATTAGGCAACAGCATTCTCCAATAATTTCCATAAATTATTACTTTCCACATCAGTGGAAATACAGATGCAGTAACTTTAGCCAAAGTAGTTTGGAAGGAAAAGGTGGATCCTGAATCTCATAGTGACCTCACACTTATAACCCCAAAAATCTGGAACATATGACATAAAAAAAGGCAGGTCTGCAGGGGGCATAGCAAACATACAAATACATGCAACAAATGCAGGGATCTATCATGGAGAACCTCTGAATcaaaaaataaagtacattaGTAAATTTGGTACCATTTACCAAAACTATTTTGCAAGAGGCATTTGGAATAAGAAGCATATTTACTTTATTAAATCCCAATTTTCTAATTATTGCAAAAGTGACATAGCAAGTTAGTGTTAGATAGAAAGTTTTAACatataataaacaaaaaaaaaatctttcttctcCCATGATGGTCTGAGAATTCAGAAGATCTTGTTCTCTCTACTGGAACAAGCAATTTCTGTCCCTACTTTCTGCAAATGAGTACTTTGGACTGGAATATTATTGACCAAGGTTCCAAATCAAAGACTTTACCCCTGTGACTTTCTAAAGTCCAGTGTGCCTTGATCTCTTTTATATTAGCTATCCTCAGGCAGGGCTCTACATCATCTGACATAGCTGCTCACTTCCTATTAATAATTAAACATCAACTATATAGGGAAGTGAGAGAGAATGAGTGGTCAGGTTGAGATGCCTGTTCAAAGGCATTCATTAATTCATAATGAAAGTTTAATGTATAATTATTCAAAAATAGATACTGATTAATTTAAACATGGCAGCTGAAGCTATGAAAAACTCCAGACACTTAAAGTAATGCACAGTTTAACTGAATATGCTGATCACCATATTATCACTTCCACTGGGTGGAGAAATCCAGTATGAGATAACCAAGACTGTGGCCCAGTCTCTGATCAAAAACTTCATCCTAACATGAGAAGTTTTCACTGAAAGTAGTCCAAGTCACAAGGTTTTGCTTTGACAAGCCAGTATAATCCCCACACAACATAAAAGAAAGCTCCAAAGCATTTTGTAGCAAAATTCCCATGCCAATTTTAATTGACAGAAAAATTAAGAACATAAAACATATGTAGAAATAAATaacatacaaaataaataattgccATGTTTTATACATGATTGAATTTTGGCTTAAAAGGAGACAAAGATGGGCAGGCAGGATCCATTTGCCTCAGCTTGTATTGAGGTTTACTAAAATTCTTCTGCCAGCATTCTGAGGTCACAGGAAGAAACACCGGATAGAAGAGATGCGAGCTGTAGGCACTGAGAAGAGTGAAGGGCACTGCTCTAACACCTTCTCAGATGGCCAAAGGAcaaagctgagctggagctggtggctgCACATGAAACCATGACAAAGCCACACAGTGGTATTTCCTCAGTGCTTGGGGAGATATTCCATCTTTGACATCTGCTAGCAAGATGCTGTGATTTCACCACAACCCACAAACCCATCAGCAATTTTAAAAGCCACAGCAGAACTGTATTGTATACACATACCACATCTCCACCACAGTGGCTCAGGAGAAACATAAAGGTATAGTGACTCAATATAAATAAACAAGTCATGCATGCTGTTTACATGTTGCATAATTACCAGAAATGAGGTAGCCTGTGGTAATAGCAATATTCAGCTTCACAATTGAAGGGTCACCCCTGTAAACACACCAAAAATACATAGTTACAGCCTAATTTGCAAAGGACATACACATCTCAAACACAATGCCAGCAGGGCACATTATTCTTGGCTCATCAGTAAGAGATTATGCAATCTAGTTAAGAAGGGCTCTAATCACAAGTGAATTCCTTTTCCACCCAAACACAAGACACCTACTAGCTACCCTAATGAGGATCAACCCCTGCCTCAGCACAGAAACTGCCCCAAGAGCCTTGCTAGAGATTTGAACTGAAACCCAGCAAGTACTCTGAGCTGGCTTCTCAGGAAACTGAGGATAAAAGAGAACAGCCCCGTCTCTGTCTCTTAGCCCTTTAACTGACACTCTGTGtctccatttttgttttttgccaATGCTAGAAGTTTGGTAAGGGTGACAAAAATATCTTGTTCAGCTGGTGCTTTTCATATTCATAATCAGATGGATGTTTATAGGGATAAACAGAGTAGAAGGACACAGGAAAGGAATTATTTGCCAGTTCTTTGGAGCCAAAGAACCTTTGAGCAGAAATGCTTTTCAGAGTACTTTCCACACCTTCTATCCCTTCCCTTTTGGTGCCAAACATTCAGCAGGCAAAGCTCTTAgtaacacacacacagcttCAGTTTCTCTGGAATGTTCAACCAAACTTGTGAATACAGCTCCAGAAAGGGAAGCATCCACGTTAGAGCAAGCCATGTTTGTCCTTCTCTCCACTGTTCTCTGTGCACTCCTACTTTGAGGAGTTTGGTAAGCaagtctttttttccttggcatgaGGATTgtaacttaatttttaaattaaattatgcaACTAATCTGGCTATGTTTTGTGTAAATATGAATTGAGCTTCAAGTGAGAGGTCAATAGATCCATACAATGTAGACTGCTCAAGACAAGCTGTGAAAACAATCCTTGTTGTAAACCTTTCCAGAAAAAAGGAACCTAACTGTGCTTACAGCCACCTCCAATACAAAGTCTGCCTCAGCCAGAACACAGTGAAATGCTATTACTTAACTATTTTTTCTTAATCCTATTGGAATGGAGCAGCGGGAAGAGATTTCCTGTATTATTACAATCTGATCACTAAATTGTAAAGCTTTCTTAGTGTCTAAAACAAATTGTTCCCTCAGTGATAGGGTAgtttacagaaaaataagagtCACTAAACCAGAATTCTGCTGTTAGGTGAAGAAAAACCATTACTAGGAGAGTCTGGAATTCACTCCATCTGTTAAGACTGGCTATAGATGTTCTTTTAAATACAGCTTGAAATGGGAACATTTTTCTATGGCTTCAAAATTTGATTACATGAGCTACATATATTGTGGGCTGAGTGCTTCTTTAGGTTTAGACATAGGGGCAGATATGTTCTCCTAACTTTAGCAGGAACTCTTTACATAGAGGCCTCATGTTagagctcccagctgcagcagcaaccTCACAACTGAACTTCTCAGGGGTTCCAACACACATCAGCACATCACTACCAAGACAGCCTGCACTCAAGAGCCTTCATATTCTCCAGAGAACATGCAAAGGACTGAGTATATGAAATTGGTTCCTTGATAATGGTAGACATGACTTAACTGGATGGAACAGGGAATGGGTCACTCCTCTCGTTATTTTCCCCCCAGAGAATGGTTAATTTGCATCAAACCTCCTCTAGGCTTTCTAAACCAACACTTCAACAACATATATGGCTGCACTGTCCCACCTGTCACATCCCTTCAAGACACATCCCTATGTCAGAATCCCAAATTATTCTCAATAAATGGAGAACTTAGGTCAGGCAGTGTGGAAGATTTTAGACTAAATTTTATCTCCTTGAATGGAAGGTGCAATGGAATTAATGAGCCCTGATGTCTGCAGGCCAGTTTTGATGCAAGCAAGAGCCCAGAGTGACAAACAGGGAGTGACTTGAATAAGCAAATGGGAAGAACTATCTCTTTGGTGATTGCTAAGAAGGCATGTGTGGCAAATGAATTACACATGAAGATGCACGGGCAGATAGAACAAACAAAAGTCCATGCAACTGACTTTCTTCAAACTTCTTTGCAGATACAGAGTCATATAAAATGCTAATCAAACATCACACTTGAAAAAGTAATGACTATGAAGTGAACAGTCATAGGAAGGACTCATAGGAAGGAGCCTGTTCTCCTATGAAGCTACAACATAATCCACTTATTTACGTCTTCTCCCTCTCCTTATCTGATCTCTACCACCTCCACATTTTCTACCATGTGATTCTCACCACTATAAAAACAATTTCTACATCATCTATGTTAGTCTCTAGTACattcagaaaaaaggaaaagttttatGAGAAATCCTAGACCATCAGAAAATGTCACACACAACATTGATGTCTCCCTGGAGCTTACCAATGCTCTAGTGCCTGTTATGATCTAC
Coding sequences within it:
- the TLCD4 gene encoding TLC domain-containing protein 4, producing MASFSNLTIGIALASFTVFQLLFHVVSSWVSTRITPGFNNLSQKRKIEWNSRTVSTFHALVVGGFCLYILLYDDAVNADHLWGDPSIVKLNIAITTGYLISDLLLIIYYWKAIGDKFFVIHHLAALYAYYFVLSKGLLAYFGNFRLLAEFSTPFVNQRWFFEVLGYPKSSKANILNGVLMTVVFFVVRIAVMPVYYSHVISSFGTEGFRRLGFAAQSAWIISSVVLDIMNVMWMVKIAKGCYKVICLIGQEEAKTHRNGKSA